The Acidimicrobiales bacterium DNA segment TCGTTCGCCGCCATGCTCGACACCGACAACCCGCGCGACGACACCGTGGACGAGATCCTGTTGGTGGGACAGTCGGTCGACCTCGACCCCCGGCGGCGGGCCGCCTACCTCGACGGCGTCGACTCGCTCATCGCCAAGGAACTGACCCTCGTGCGGGTGCCCCAGGACCGCTCCATCACCCTCACGGCCCGCCGCGGGGAAATCCCCATCACCGTGCTCAACGAGGCCGACTACCCGGTCCGGCTGGTGGTCGACGTCGACAGTGACAAGCTCGCCTTCCCCGCCGGGTCGACCCGGTCCGTGGAACTGGCCCGGCGCAACACCACCGAGCAGTTCGTGGTCGAGGCCCGCACCTCGGGCGCCTTCCCCCTGCGGGTGCGGCTGACGTCGCCCGACGGCGGCCTGGTGGTGGGCGAGACCCGCTTCACCGTGCGCTCGACGGCCATCTCCGGCGTGGGCCTCGTCCTCTCGGCGGGCGCCCTGTTGGTGCTCGCCGCGTGGTGGGCCCGTCACCTGGTCCGCGGCCGCCGCAACCGCCGCCTCGTCCCCGCGTGACCACCCTCGCCCGCAACACGGCGGTGATGGCGGCGGGCACCATGCTGTCGCGCCTCACCGGCTTCGGCCGCCTGGTCGCCTTGGCCTACGCCTTCAACTTCACCCGGCTCACCGACACCTACACGCTGGCCAACACCACCCCCAACATCGTCTACGAACTGGTGCTGGGCGGCATCCTGTCGGCCACGCTCATCCCCGTCTTCGTCGACCTCTTGGCCACCAAGTCCGACGAAGAAGCGTGGGAAGGCATCTCGGCCATCGCCACCGCGGCTGCCGTTGTCATGGTGGCGGTCAGCGCCCTGTTCGCCCTGGCTGCCCCCCTTCTCATCCGCCTCTACACGGTGGGGCGTACCGGCCCCGAAGCGGCCGACCAGCGCGCCGTGGCCACCACCCTGCTCGTCCTCTTCGCCCCCCAAGTGGCGCTCTACGGCGTGATCACCATGGCCACCGCCCTGGCCAACGCCCGCCGCCGCTTCGGGGCGCCCATGTTCTCGCCGGTGGTCAACAACCTCGTCGTGATCGCCACCCTGCTGGCCGTGCCCCGCATCGCCGACGACCTCTCGCTGGCCGCCATGCGCAACGACACCGGCGCCTTGATGCTGCTCGGCCTCGGCACCACCGCGGGCGTGGCCGCCCAAGCCGTGGTGATGGTGCTGTCGTTGCGGGGGGCGGGCATCCGCCTGCGCCCCCGGTGGGACCTGCGCCACCCTGCCGTCAGCCGGGTCGTGCGGCTGTCGGGCTGGACGTTCGGCTTCGCCGCGGCCAACCAGGTCAGCCTCTACATCGTCTTGGTGCTGGCCAACCAGGGCGAGCCCGGCGACGTGACCGCGTACCAAGCCGGGCTCGTGTTCTTCCTCCTCCCCCACGGCGTGTTCAGCGTCTCGGTCATGACCGCGCTGCTGCCCGACCTCGCCTCCCGCTGGAGCACCGGCGACGTCGACGGCTTCCGCACCCGGGTGTCGCTCGGCTTCCGCACCATCGCCCTGGTGCTGGTGCCCGCGGCCGTGGGCTACCTGGTGCTGGCGCACCCCATCGTGCGGGTGGCCCTGGAACACGGCGCCTTCGGGGCCGCCAGCGCCGAGACCACCGCCGACGTGTTGGCGCTCTTGGCCGTCGGCCTGCCCGGCTTCAGTGCGTACCTGTTGCTCATGCGGGCGTACCAGGCCATGCAGGACACCCGGTCGATGTTCGTCCTCTACGCCGTCGAGAACGCCCTCAACATCGCCTTGGCCCTCGCCCTCTACCCCGCCCTCGGCGTGCAAGGCCTGGCCCTCGCCTACGCCGTCGCCTACACGGTGGGCACCGCCGTCGCCCTCGCCCACCTCCGCCGCCGGCTCGACGGCATCGACGGCCCCCGCCTGGCCACGACCGTGGCCCGCGTCGGTGCGGCCGCCGCAGTGATGGCCGTGGCCGTGGCCGGCGTCAACGCGTTGGTCGACGACCCCCTCCCCCGGGTCGCCATCGCGGTGCCGCTGGGCGTGGCGGTGTACGTTCTCGTCGCCCGAGCCGTCGGAGTGGCAGAGCTCCACACCGTTCTTCGCATTCGGAGGCGCACCACGTGATCGCCGGTTGGCTGGTGAAACTTGTGCTGGGGATTGCCTTGTTCGGCTTCGCGGCCCTGGAGCTCGGCAGCCCGGTGATCGTGCGCATCCAGCTCGACGGCGTGGCCCACGACGCGGCCGACGACGCGGCGTTTATCATCCGCGACCGCGGCAACCCCGAGGCCGCCCAGCAGGCGGCCGCCGACCGGGCGGCGAAGGACAGTGCCGAGATAACGGCCTTCGCCGTCGACCAGCAGGGACGAGTTCGCTTGACCGTCCGCAAGCAGGCGACGTCCTACCTCCTCAAGGAGTGGGACCGGACCAAGAGCTGGTACGACGTCACAGTGTCGGCCACCAGCGAGGAGAAACGATGAGCCCCGTCAAAGTGGTGACCGACAGTGCCTGCGACCTCCCCCAGGAGCTGGCCGACGAGCTGGGCATCGAGATCGTCCCTCTGACGATCCGCTTCGGCGAGGAGACCCTCGTCGACCGGCTCGACCTCACGCCCACACAGTTCTGGCAGCGGATGCACGGCTCGCCCGTGCTGCCCGAGACCGCAGCACCCTCGCCCGGCGCCTTCGAGGCGGCCTTCCGCCGCGCTGCGGACGAGGGCAACGACGGCGTGGTGTGCGTGTGCCTGGCCGCGGGCCTCTCCGCCACCTTCCAGTCGGCCCAGTTGGCGGCCCGCGCCGTGGAGGGCACGATCCCGGTGCGGGTGCTCGACTCCCGCACGGTGAGCTTGGGCGAAGGGCTCATGGCCGTGGCCGCGGCGCGCATGAGCCGCCAGGGCAAGGGCCTCGACGACTGCCTGGGCGCGGCCGAGGACCTGGTGCCCCGCACCCGCACCTTCGCCGCCCTCGACACCCTGGAGAACCTCAAGAAGGGCGGGCGCATCGGCGCCGCCCAGGCCGCGCTGGGGTCGGTGTTGTCGATCAAGCCGATCATCGAGATCGCCGACGGCAAGGTCGAGCCCGAGTCGAAGCAGCGCACCCGGTCGAAGTCGCTGCGCTACCTGGTCGACAAGGTGCGCCAGTACCCCCGCGTCGAGGACTTGGCGGTCATGCACGGCGATGCTCCCGACATCGAGGAGATGCTCGACCTGCTGGGCGCCGTCTACCCCCGCGACGAGATCATCGTCGGCCAAATCGGCGCCGTCATCGGGGCCCACGGCGGGCCCCGCGT contains these protein-coding regions:
- the murJ gene encoding murein biosynthesis integral membrane protein MurJ — translated: MTTLARNTAVMAAGTMLSRLTGFGRLVALAYAFNFTRLTDTYTLANTTPNIVYELVLGGILSATLIPVFVDLLATKSDEEAWEGISAIATAAAVVMVAVSALFALAAPLLIRLYTVGRTGPEAADQRAVATTLLVLFAPQVALYGVITMATALANARRRFGAPMFSPVVNNLVVIATLLAVPRIADDLSLAAMRNDTGALMLLGLGTTAGVAAQAVVMVLSLRGAGIRLRPRWDLRHPAVSRVVRLSGWTFGFAAANQVSLYIVLVLANQGEPGDVTAYQAGLVFFLLPHGVFSVSVMTALLPDLASRWSTGDVDGFRTRVSLGFRTIALVLVPAAVGYLVLAHPIVRVALEHGAFGAASAETTADVLALLAVGLPGFSAYLLLMRAYQAMQDTRSMFVLYAVENALNIALALALYPALGVQGLALAYAVAYTVGTAVALAHLRRRLDGIDGPRLATTVARVGAAAAVMAVAVAGVNALVDDPLPRVAIAVPLGVAVYVLVARAVGVAELHTVLRIRRRTT
- a CDS encoding DegV family protein → MSPVKVVTDSACDLPQELADELGIEIVPLTIRFGEETLVDRLDLTPTQFWQRMHGSPVLPETAAPSPGAFEAAFRRAADEGNDGVVCVCLAAGLSATFQSAQLAARAVEGTIPVRVLDSRTVSLGEGLMAVAAARMSRQGKGLDDCLGAAEDLVPRTRTFAALDTLENLKKGGRIGAAQAALGSVLSIKPIIEIADGKVEPESKQRTRSKSLRYLVDKVRQYPRVEDLAVMHGDAPDIEEMLDLLGAVYPRDEIIVGQIGAVIGAHGGPRVLGVTFHVPR